DNA from Polaribacter sp. NJDZ03:
TTGAGAAACTCTCAATTGTAATAAAGTAACTTCTTTAATACCTTTTGGTCCATAAATATGGAGTTCTTTCTCTCTGTTTAAAATACCGAAAGTAGCTAATAAACCAACCAAACCATAAAAATGATCACCATGTAAATGCGTAATAAAAATATGATTGATTTTAGCAAAACCAACTTTATATTTTCTCATTTGTCGCTGCGTGCCTTCTCCACAATCAATTAAAAAATGACTGTTATTTATTTCTAAATATTGAGAAGTAGGAAAAGCGTTTTTTCTAGGAGTTGCAGAATGGCATCCTAATATTGTAAGGGCTATACTCATCTAATGACAAATCGTTTAGATATGGTTTTTTTATTGTCTTGAATACTATATATGTACATACCTGTCGCTAAATTATCTTTATAAAAAGGAATGTTGTTTTTACCAGATTTAATTAAAAGACTTTTTCTAAAGACTGTTTTTCCTAACACATTTTTAACGGTAAAATAAATAGTTTTATTAGCGTCTGATGAAAAACTAATTTTGGTAGAATTAGTAAACGGATTTGGAGCAGCAGATAGATAATCAATAGAGTTTTCTTGCGAAAAACCAATTGAAATGCAACTTAAAAATAAAATTAAAAGTAGTTTTTTTACCATTTGCTTCTTGTTTAAAATCCTAATTCTCTTTCCATAGCTTCCATTTCTATAACATCTATTGCTTCTTGTACAGTAGGAGTAATGTTGAAATCTTCTGGAAAATCGTCTATATTAATACTAGAATTTACTAGTACAAATGATGTGCCATTTTCCTTTTTTTGAGCTGCTATTCTCAAAAATAGTGAAAAATCTTTTATGGAAGCGTTAATGTTGTCTGAAATTTGTATTATAATATGCTCTTTAGATCTTTTTTCTTCTTCAATTAAGAAAGAATTGTAGAATTCAGAGAGTGACTTTTCATCACTTGAAATAAGTGTATATGTATCTTTTTTTAATATTTTCATTATTTTAATTCGCTTTTGTACAAATAACATTTAAGATGTAAACTATTTCTTTTTCATAAGAATAGATTAGTTTATAATCTCTAACAATTATTCTTCGGTATTCTGGTAAAATGTCATCTTTTTGAAATTGTTCAGCAAACTGAATTTCTTTTGAAGCTCTAATAATATCTTTTCTTACTGATGGCGATTTAGTATACCTATATTCTAAGATTAAGAGTAAAGATTCTTGAGCTTTTCTTGTCCAAACAACTTTAGTAATCTTATTATTCATTTTCAAGTTCCTCAACAGAAATATAATCTCCCTCTTTTACTTGGTTATTTGCTGTTTCAATATCCGTAATATAATTATTTTTGGTCATTGGTTTTCCGTCAGGATAAAATGCAACGATTTCATCTTGATAATAATTTTCAAAAACGCCGTTAACAATTTTTAATACTTTGTCATCTGCGTTTTCTAAAAAATATTGAATTTTATTTTTTAATTCAGCTGTACTCATCTTTCCCAAATATAAGAAATTTATCGCTTAACTTGTTGTGCTAATAAATAAATAACTGCCATTCTTACGGCAACTCCGTTTTCTACTTGGTTTAGAATAATAGATTGATTAGAGTCGGCAACCTCACTTGTAATTTCTACCCCACGATTTATAGGTCCTGGATGCATGATTACAATTTTTTTGTCGAGACTATCTAAAATCTCTTGATTAATCCCAAAAAGTTGTGTGTATTCTCTGGTTGAAGGAAAGTACTTAAGATCCATTCTTTCATTTTGAACACGTAAAACATTGGCAACATCACACCATTCTAAAGCTTTTTTAAGATTGGTTTCTACTTCTACACCCAAACTAGAAATGTATTTAGGAATAAGAGTTGTAGGACCACAAACCTTTACTTTAGCACCTTGTAATTGCAGTGCAAAAATATTAGATAATGCAACTCTAGAGTGTAAGATATCTCCTACAATAACAATTTTTTTACCTTTTACACTACCCAATTTTTCTCTAATAGAATAAGAATCTAATAGAGCCTGAGTCGGGTGTTCATGCGTTCCATCTCCAGCATTAATAATTTTAGCATCTACATGCTTAGATAGAAAAACTCCAGCTCCAACACTTGCATGTCGCATAACAACAATGTCAACTTTCATTGCCAATATATTGTTTACGGTATCAATTAAAGTTTCTCCTTTTTTTACAGAAGATTGTCCTGCAGAAAAATTAATTACATCTGCAGAAAGTCTTTTTTCTGCCAATTCGAAACTTAATTTTGTACGCGTACTGTTTTCAAAAAACAAGTTAGCAATGGTAATATCTCTAAGAGAAGGTACTTTTTTAATAGGTCTATTAATAACTTCTTTAAAATGATCTGCAGTTCTAAAAATAAGATCAATATCAGTTTCTTTTAAATACTTTATTCCTAATAAATGTTCTACACTTAATTCTGACATAATTATTTTGATTCGATATAAACGGCGTCTTTTTTATGTGTTTCTTTCCAGGTAACCAATACCTTTTCGTGGTTAATAGCATCTACTTGTCTACCTCTATAATTTGGCTGAATTGGTAAATGTCTACTAAAACGTCTGTCTATTAATACTAATAGCTCAGTATTCTCTGGTCTACCGTATGCTTGCATTGCAGTTAATGCAGCTCTAATACTTCTACCAGAAAACAAAACATCGTCAATAATTACTACATTTTTACCTTCAATTATAAAGTCCATTTTAGTTGCTGTAGCTGCTAAAGGCGCATCTCTTCTTCTAAAATCGTCTCTGTAAAAGGTAATATCTAATAAGCCTAATTGTAAGTTTTTAACGTGGTAAGTTGTTTTTAATATATCGGCTAATCTGTTAGCCAAAAAACTACCTCTAGGTTGTAAACCAATTAATACGGTATTAGAAAAATCGTTATGATTTTCGATTAACTGACAAGCCAATCGATGTAAAATTATTTCAATATCCTTTGAGTTAAGTAAGTTTTTTTTGCTCATAAGAAAGCTATCAATTTAGCTTGATAGTTATTGAAAATCAAAATTACTGTAAATAAATGTATGTGCAAAATTTATAGCAACTAAAAACCAAATCACTTTAATGTTAACTAAATTGTTGAAAAAAAAATAACCTAAATTAAATGAGAGTTAAGAGTTATAGTACCTTTATTATCCTAATTCAAAACTCATAGTTATGTCCCTCTTAAAGTTTGAATCCATGCTTAAAACCAACGCTATTTATTTTTTTGATTTGGTTGAGTTTGAAGAAATAATTGTGCATTATTTAGATGCAGGTAAACATGCTTTGGCCAAAAAAGCGGTAAAATTGGGGTTGCAACAACACCCTGCTTCTGTAGATTTAAAATTACTACAAGTAGAAATTTATGTTTTTGAAGATGAGTTAGATAAAGCCTCCATAATCTTAAAAATAATTGAGCGATTAGAGCCTAATAATGATGAAGTTTTTATACAAAAAGCAACTATTAGCTCTAAACAAGGAAACCATAAAGAAGCCATAGAATTATTGAAAAAAGCATTGACTTTTACAGACGATAAAGTAGATGTTTGGTCTCTTTTAGGAATGGAATACTTGTATTTAGACGACTTTAATAATGCATGTTCTACGTTTATAAAGTGTGTAGAAGTAGATTTTGAAGATTATTCTGCGTTGTATAACGTAGTGTATTGTTTTGACATGGAAGATAAACATGAGGAAGCAATTGCGTATTTAAACAATTATGTAGAAATAAATCCCTACTGTGAGGTTGCTTGGCATCAACTAGGAAGACAATATTTTATTTTAGAAATGTTTGATAAAGCATTAATGTCTTTTGAATATGCTGTTTTAATTGATGAATCTTTTATAGGTGGCTATTTAGAAAAAGCTAAAACCTTAGAGCAATTAGGGCGTTATAAAGAAGCTATCGATAATTATTTAATTACTTTAGAACTGGATGACGCAACTGCTTTTGTATGTCTTAGGGTAGGTGAGTGCTATGAAAAATTATTAAATTTAGATGAAGCTATTTCATTTTATAAAAAAGCGGTACATGAAGATCCTTTGTTAGATAAAGGTTGGGTGTCACTCGCTAATTTATCTTTCTTAGATGAAAACTATCAGAAAGCTGCTTATTATATTTCTAAGGCGTTAAAAATTGAAGAAGACAATTTTTTGTATTGGAGAAGGTATGCTGAAATTAATTTAAGACTTAATTTCTATGAAGAAGCGGTCGTTGGTTATGTAAAATGTTTAAGTTTAAATGATACTGACTTAGAAGTTTTTATTGGGTTAGCAGATGTATTATCTTTTTTAGGCGAATTTAACGATGCTATAAGTACTCTAATTAAAGCACAGAAATTTTACAAAGATGTAGCGGAAATAGAATACCGATTAGCGGGCTTATTTTTTATTCTGAATAAAGAAAAATATGGGTTTGATCACTTAATTGCTGCTTTAAAGTTAGATTACGAGTATAGTATCGTTTTAAAAGAATTGTATCCAATTGTGTATGATAATGAAAAGGTACAAAAGCTTTTAATTGATTATAAAAAAGCAACGGAATAACTTTAAAGGGAAAAATAATTTTAATGCAAAGTTGATGTTGTCAGTAATAGAAGCATCAACTTAAAAATATTTAAAACTATATTCTAGTTGTTAATTATAGTTTTGTTCATTTTTTTTATAAATATATTCCATTAAAAAACAAATACAAATAATACCAATTGCTATAAAAACATCAGATTTACTCACGGTATAATGTTGAATTAATAATGCAGTCATTGCTGTAAAGCATAAAATAGCACCCAAAAGTGGAATACTTTTTTTACCACCAGTTTCTTTTGATAATTTAAAACCGGTATAGTTTACTACAGCAAATATTAATAGAAAACCAACACTACCTGCTGTAGAAATACTTTCTAGTTGTAAGGTGTTTACCAATATTAATGTGGCAACAGCCGTAATAAATAATCCAATTGGTTGGTTCCATAATTTACGTGTAAATTCTGTAGGTAGTTCATCATCTTCTGCAATTTCATAATTTACTTTACTACCACCATAAAGAGATGCATTTATGGCAGAAAAAGTAGAAATTAGTGCTGCAACAGTAATAACTGTAAAACCAACTTTGCCTAACATTGGTTTTGCAGCTTCTGCCAACACATAATCTTGTGCAGTTGCAATAACACTAAAATCTAATGAGCCAACAGTAATTGCTGCAATAGTTATATATAGTAAAATTACAAAGATAACCGACCAATAATAAGCTCGTGGAATATTTACTTTTGGGTTTTCAATATCAGGTGCAGCATTGGCAATTAATTCAAAACCTTCGTAGGCTACAAAAATGACCATTCCAGCAGTAATAAGTTTAAAAGGAGATTCCCAATGTTCTGGAGATAATTGTTCTAAATGAGGGTTTCCAAACAACCCGTAGACACCAAAACCAACAAAAGATAATAAGATAACTAGCTTTATAATAACGGCATACGCTTCTATTTTGCCAACAACAGAAACACTATAATAGTTAATAGCTGTTGCAATAATTATAATTGACGATGCATATA
Protein-coding regions in this window:
- a CDS encoding T9SS type A sorting domain-containing protein, which translates into the protein MVKKLLLILFLSCISIGFSQENSIDYLSAAPNPFTNSTKISFSSDANKTIYFTVKNVLGKTVFRKSLLIKSGKNNIPFYKDNLATGMYIYSIQDNKKTISKRFVIR
- a CDS encoding type II toxin-antitoxin system RelE/ParE family toxin — translated: MNNKITKVVWTRKAQESLLLILEYRYTKSPSVRKDIIRASKEIQFAEQFQKDDILPEYRRIIVRDYKLIYSYEKEIVYILNVICTKAN
- a CDS encoding aspartate carbamoyltransferase catalytic subunit produces the protein MSELSVEHLLGIKYLKETDIDLIFRTADHFKEVINRPIKKVPSLRDITIANLFFENSTRTKLSFELAEKRLSADVINFSAGQSSVKKGETLIDTVNNILAMKVDIVVMRHASVGAGVFLSKHVDAKIINAGDGTHEHPTQALLDSYSIREKLGSVKGKKIVIVGDILHSRVALSNIFALQLQGAKVKVCGPTTLIPKYISSLGVEVETNLKKALEWCDVANVLRVQNERMDLKYFPSTREYTQLFGINQEILDSLDKKIVIMHPGPINRGVEITSEVADSNQSIILNQVENGVAVRMAVIYLLAQQVKR
- the pyrR gene encoding bifunctional pyr operon transcriptional regulator/uracil phosphoribosyltransferase PyrR, with product MSKKNLLNSKDIEIILHRLACQLIENHNDFSNTVLIGLQPRGSFLANRLADILKTTYHVKNLQLGLLDITFYRDDFRRRDAPLAATATKMDFIIEGKNVVIIDDVLFSGRSIRAALTAMQAYGRPENTELLVLIDRRFSRHLPIQPNYRGRQVDAINHEKVLVTWKETHKKDAVYIESK
- a CDS encoding lipopolysaccharide assembly protein LapB → MSLLKFESMLKTNAIYFFDLVEFEEIIVHYLDAGKHALAKKAVKLGLQQHPASVDLKLLQVEIYVFEDELDKASIILKIIERLEPNNDEVFIQKATISSKQGNHKEAIELLKKALTFTDDKVDVWSLLGMEYLYLDDFNNACSTFIKCVEVDFEDYSALYNVVYCFDMEDKHEEAIAYLNNYVEINPYCEVAWHQLGRQYFILEMFDKALMSFEYAVLIDESFIGGYLEKAKTLEQLGRYKEAIDNYLITLELDDATAFVCLRVGECYEKLLNLDEAISFYKKAVHEDPLLDKGWVSLANLSFLDENYQKAAYYISKALKIEEDNFLYWRRYAEINLRLNFYEEAVVGYVKCLSLNDTDLEVFIGLADVLSFLGEFNDAISTLIKAQKFYKDVAEIEYRLAGLFFILNKEKYGFDHLIAALKLDYEYSIVLKELYPIVYDNEKVQKLLIDYKKATE
- a CDS encoding APC family permease, encoding MSNKLSLKEAISIGIGGMVGGGIFAVLGLAVALAKGGTPISFLIAGFIALITSYSYVKLSLKYPDNGGTVKFVNEGFGVGVFSGGINNLLWVSYIIMLALYASAFGSYAPNLFQLTGNNVLDTHIYASSIIIIATAINYYSVSVVGKIEAYAVIIKLVILLSFVGFGVYGLFGNPHLEQLSPEHWESPFKLITAGMVIFVAYEGFELIANAAPDIENPKVNIPRAYYWSVIFVILLYITIAAITVGSLDFSVIATAQDYVLAEAAKPMLGKVGFTVITVAALISTFSAINASLYGGSKVNYEIAEDDELPTEFTRKLWNQPIGLFITAVATLILVNTLQLESISTAGSVGFLLIFAVVNYTGFKLSKETGGKKSIPLLGAILCFTAMTALLIQHYTVSKSDVFIAIGIICICFLMEYIYKKNEQNYN